A region of Marinifilum sp. JC120 DNA encodes the following proteins:
- a CDS encoding ATP-binding cassette domain-containing protein yields MSGKLVSMKDLSLTLDRGPVLQDIEWDIHSGEHWAVLGPNGAGKTTLMMILAGEVWPDDETTREFDVEGKMVNSPLEPLERYRMISPEHQDIFEKLAWDVTGEEVVLAGKDNTPFLYRLADDEEYVRVRDFMDSLGMLDLAKRSMVKMSRGEGRKILIARALMAEPEILILDEFLEGIDQQSREQLIRAIDIAAANGTTIVCSAHRKEELPSCVNKTLYIRDGKIDHCQDGQGREVSCAAEQKFKRTLPEVNSIEPGRTLFKLSDSSVVFLGKTVLNNIDWEMTGGESWAVLGRNGAGKSTLLRLLYGDAAAYAAEDEMERLPEKADNLRTARGRMGMVSASMQASFGEAVGKPIPIFDLVISGFFASAGILDELSDEMREKTWEWLRFFGIEDLAERPMEQVSYGQLRKAFIARALISGPDVLLLDEPLAGVDEESRREIYQLLELLAKAGVAMVYVTHHREELIPSVSHVLEITEGKVSFRGTKEDYFKLSN; encoded by the coding sequence ATGAGCGGTAAATTGGTTTCCATGAAGGATCTTTCACTTACACTGGACCGTGGTCCTGTGTTGCAGGATATCGAGTGGGATATCCATTCCGGTGAGCATTGGGCTGTGCTGGGTCCCAATGGGGCAGGGAAAACTACCCTGATGATGATTCTGGCGGGAGAGGTCTGGCCGGACGACGAGACTACTCGTGAATTTGATGTTGAGGGCAAAATGGTCAATAGCCCGTTGGAGCCGCTTGAGCGATACCGCATGATTTCACCTGAGCATCAGGATATTTTTGAAAAATTGGCCTGGGACGTAACCGGGGAAGAGGTGGTCTTAGCTGGAAAGGATAACACTCCGTTCCTGTATCGCCTGGCAGACGATGAGGAGTATGTGCGGGTTCGCGATTTTATGGATTCGCTGGGCATGCTCGATCTTGCTAAACGCAGCATGGTCAAAATGTCTCGTGGGGAGGGACGTAAGATTCTCATCGCCCGCGCCCTGATGGCTGAACCTGAAATCCTCATTCTGGACGAATTTCTTGAAGGTATTGATCAACAATCCCGCGAACAGCTGATTCGGGCCATTGATATTGCCGCTGCCAACGGAACCACCATTGTCTGTTCCGCTCACCGCAAAGAGGAATTGCCTTCCTGCGTGAATAAAACCTTGTATATTCGTGATGGAAAGATCGATCATTGTCAGGACGGACAAGGGCGGGAGGTCTCTTGTGCAGCAGAGCAAAAATTTAAACGGACACTACCGGAAGTGAACAGCATTGAACCGGGCAGGACTCTGTTCAAGCTTTCCGATTCAAGTGTCGTTTTTCTTGGCAAAACTGTGTTGAACAACATCGATTGGGAAATGACCGGTGGTGAGAGTTGGGCTGTGCTCGGACGTAACGGGGCCGGTAAGTCAACTCTTTTGCGTTTGCTCTATGGCGATGCCGCAGCTTATGCTGCTGAAGATGAAATGGAAAGGTTGCCCGAAAAGGCGGATAACTTGCGGACCGCGCGCGGGCGGATGGGTATGGTTTCCGCTTCCATGCAGGCCTCATTTGGTGAAGCTGTCGGTAAACCTATTCCGATTTTTGATCTGGTTATTTCCGGTTTTTTTGCTTCCGCTGGTATTCTGGATGAACTTTCAGATGAAATGCGTGAGAAGACATGGGAGTGGTTACGCTTTTTCGGTATTGAGGATCTGGCAGAGAGACCCATGGAGCAAGTTTCGTACGGCCAATTGCGCAAGGCTTTTATAGCTCGGGCACTTATTTCAGGGCCGGATGTGTTGCTTCTTGATGAACCGCTGGCCGGAGTGGATGAGGAGTCGCGCAGGGAGATTTACCAGTTATTGGAGCTGCTCGCCAAGGCCGGGGTGGCTATGGTTTACGTAACCCATCACCGCGAAGAATTGATCCCGTCCGTATCGCATGTCCTTGAAATTACGGAGGGCAAGGTCTCCTTTCGGGGAACAAAGGAAGATTATTTCAAATTAAGTAACTAA
- a CDS encoding DUF362 domain-containing protein: protein MSNRSPKDPVAFFRILEYESTFLDTAVAMTLEECKLKIAPGTKVLVKPNLVSSKNPLACTHPNVTLSLCRYLKDCGAQITVADSPGYGSAAQVSKAIGMTAGLKELGLKPKSLGRPAPLKLSFGETIGISRDALESDMIISVPKLKAHGQFVVTGAVKNLFGTVVGFRKAYAHTRFGETPGLMEKMIIEVVKSMPLAFNLMDAIYPMHVSGPISGKPYPMSLLAGSTNPFALDTAIYMLLGLSPKRILLWRESSRQQIFGYDPDHIKYVIEPPDDFDTTDFILPEKLNPMEFEPVRFVKGRVKSLFSRFKF from the coding sequence ATGAGCAATAGAAGCCCCAAAGATCCTGTCGCCTTCTTCCGTATCCTTGAATACGAATCAACGTTTCTGGATACGGCAGTAGCCATGACCTTGGAGGAGTGCAAATTAAAGATAGCACCCGGAACCAAAGTTCTGGTCAAGCCCAATCTGGTTTCATCCAAAAATCCGCTGGCCTGCACCCATCCCAACGTGACCCTCTCCCTGTGTCGTTATCTCAAGGATTGCGGAGCACAGATCACGGTTGCAGATTCTCCGGGCTACGGCAGTGCAGCGCAAGTCTCCAAAGCCATCGGTATGACTGCCGGGCTGAAAGAGCTGGGACTAAAGCCCAAAAGCCTTGGTCGCCCTGCTCCGCTTAAACTTTCGTTTGGAGAAACAATCGGCATATCCCGCGACGCTCTTGAATCGGACATGATCATCAGCGTACCCAAGCTGAAAGCCCACGGGCAGTTCGTGGTCACCGGGGCAGTAAAAAACCTTTTCGGCACGGTAGTCGGTTTCCGCAAGGCTTATGCCCACACTCGTTTTGGCGAGACACCGGGGCTAATGGAAAAAATGATCATCGAAGTGGTCAAATCCATGCCGCTGGCCTTCAATCTAATGGACGCCATCTACCCCATGCATGTAAGCGGCCCCATAAGCGGTAAACCTTACCCTATGAGTTTACTGGCAGGTTCCACCAACCCCTTTGCCCTTGATACCGCAATTTATATGCTGCTTGGCCTCAGTCCCAAAAGAATATTGCTCTGGCGGGAAAGCTCGCGCCAGCAGATTTTCGGCTACGACCCCGACCACATCAAATACGTAATCGAACCGCCGGATGACTTTGACACCACGGACTTCATCCTCCCGGAAAAACTGAATCCCATGGAATTTGAACCGGTCCGCTTTGTCAAAGGCCGTGTTAAAAGCCTTTTCAGCAGATTTAAATTTTGA
- a CDS encoding sulfite exporter TauE/SafE family protein yields the protein MNKPSGRLIFLLISAVFLLFCPLLLNAADFKIPEFLGRANNPYILPDASGPGFFQCAAIGLVTGMLSAVIGAGGGLLVVPALMTAGVSGIYAVGSELFRLFIFSTIQSIRMGINRRIKYILALIMTVGTVLGGFAGYVLCKTIFLADPAGHDIFISSIIALWLIVYSFIIIPDFREAASKYALEMLRKEQDENKEQESINTQPEEPAKQEKSEEKKPGAKAEAGTEEQTKKEKEPEPEPEPEPQFEDELYPDEEPWEIARSMRSMKLPPYIKFPSTIKNEEDELEPAEMKRDGEEPDLDKENDQDKMERIPILPIFFLTMIGGFFMAMTGSGGVILTFTVMTKGFGCVAALVAGTDLARLALSTSGLSMSTYGLNGFINIYCISGLVFGTISGLHLGSKALKNILPYRVKGLVVLLVVSVIINRLLAIPALLRKAGAAIDPGLVSTFDSSGSYILLIGAGIFGGWMLFAFLCGIYKSLQPVEEKGADK from the coding sequence ATGAACAAACCTTCCGGCCGACTCATATTTCTACTTATAAGTGCAGTCTTTCTCCTGTTCTGCCCGCTGCTGTTAAATGCTGCGGATTTCAAAATTCCCGAATTCCTAGGAAGAGCCAACAATCCTTACATTCTGCCGGACGCAAGCGGGCCGGGATTTTTCCAATGTGCTGCCATCGGGCTGGTCACCGGAATGCTCAGTGCGGTTATCGGAGCGGGCGGAGGTCTGCTGGTTGTCCCGGCACTTATGACTGCTGGGGTAAGCGGAATATACGCTGTGGGATCAGAGTTATTCAGGCTGTTTATTTTCAGCACCATCCAAAGCATACGCATGGGTATCAATCGGCGCATCAAGTACATACTGGCACTAATCATGACCGTAGGGACAGTGCTTGGCGGATTCGCGGGCTATGTACTATGTAAAACAATTTTTCTCGCTGACCCAGCTGGGCATGACATCTTCATTTCATCCATAATAGCCCTCTGGCTGATAGTATACTCATTCATAATAATTCCTGATTTTCGTGAAGCTGCCAGCAAATACGCCCTTGAAATGCTACGTAAAGAGCAAGATGAGAACAAAGAACAGGAATCAATAAACACTCAACCGGAAGAACCTGCCAAACAGGAAAAAAGTGAAGAAAAGAAACCGGGCGCAAAAGCTGAAGCCGGGACAGAAGAACAAACCAAAAAAGAAAAAGAACCGGAGCCGGAGCCGGAACCAGAGCCGCAATTTGAGGATGAACTATACCCGGACGAAGAGCCTTGGGAAATTGCCCGCAGCATGCGCAGTATGAAGCTGCCGCCGTATATTAAATTTCCATCCACTATCAAAAATGAAGAAGACGAACTGGAACCTGCCGAAATGAAACGGGATGGGGAAGAACCTGATCTGGACAAAGAAAATGATCAGGACAAAATGGAAAGAATTCCCATCCTGCCAATTTTCTTCCTGACTATGATCGGCGGTTTCTTCATGGCCATGACCGGATCAGGCGGGGTAATCCTTACTTTTACGGTCATGACCAAGGGCTTCGGCTGTGTCGCCGCTCTTGTAGCCGGAACAGATTTGGCAAGACTGGCCCTTTCTACAAGTGGCTTAAGCATGTCCACATACGGCTTAAACGGATTCATCAATATTTACTGCATCAGCGGGCTGGTATTCGGTACCATCAGCGGATTACATCTGGGCAGCAAAGCCCTAAAAAACATCCTGCCTTACCGGGTAAAAGGACTGGTTGTCCTGCTGGTAGTCTCAGTTATCATCAACCGTCTACTGGCTATCCCAGCCTTGCTGCGCAAAGCCGGAGCCGCAATTGATCCGGGACTGGTCTCCACATTTGATTCCAGCGGATCTTACATCCTGCTCATCGGAGCAGGTATTTTCGGGGGCTGGATGCTCTTCGCCTTTCTCTGTGGGATATATAAATCACTGCAACCGGTTGAAGAAAAAGGAGCAGACAAATGA
- the cysQ gene encoding 3'(2'),5'-bisphosphate nucleotidase, giving the protein MQKMIKNLSHIAREAGAAIMSVRSNGFDVVNKDDKSPVTEADIASNKVIFKYLTDLYPEIPILSEEGTKIPFEKRKQWQEFFLVDPLDGTKEFIKDNGEFCVCIALMRENRPVLGVVYAPTQDTLYTGSRETGAQVSRNNEEPVSISTNPPAKDEGLNVVGSRSHPSPDLESYLRNLKVEKMTPAGSAIKFCLVAEGKAHLYPRFNPTMEWDTAAGQAIVEAAGGSMLGIDGKEFPYNKENLRNAGFIVKA; this is encoded by the coding sequence ATGCAAAAAATGATTAAAAATTTATCACATATTGCCCGTGAAGCCGGAGCAGCTATAATGTCTGTCCGCAGCAACGGATTCGACGTGGTAAACAAGGATGACAAATCCCCGGTCACAGAAGCTGACATTGCTTCAAATAAAGTCATATTTAAATATCTGACCGACCTTTATCCTGAAATCCCGATTCTATCTGAAGAAGGCACAAAAATTCCGTTTGAAAAAAGAAAACAATGGCAGGAATTCTTCCTTGTAGATCCTTTGGACGGGACCAAGGAGTTTATTAAGGATAATGGAGAATTTTGTGTCTGCATAGCCCTGATGCGTGAAAACCGTCCGGTTCTGGGAGTTGTCTATGCCCCCACGCAGGACACACTATACACCGGAAGCAGAGAAACAGGGGCGCAGGTCAGTAGAAACAACGAAGAACCTGTATCCATTTCCACCAATCCCCCGGCAAAAGATGAGGGACTGAACGTGGTCGGCAGCAGGTCACACCCCTCTCCTGATCTGGAAAGTTACCTGAGAAATTTAAAAGTGGAAAAAATGACCCCGGCTGGAAGTGCCATAAAATTCTGCCTTGTTGCAGAAGGAAAGGCGCACCTTTATCCCCGTTTCAACCCCACAATGGAATGGGATACCGCAGCAGGACAGGCAATTGTAGAAGCAGCCGGAGGTTCCATGCTCGGAATTGATGGAAAAGAATTTCCCTACAACAAAGAAAATCTGAGAAATGCCGGCTTCATTGTAAAAGCCTAA
- the fliG gene encoding flagellar motor switch protein FliG — translation MSTPFTGNQKTAIVLLALGDKFTAESFKRMNRQEIAEVSKAMLEMDSVPKEQVLEVLKEFNETLAYGAELLMGGADQVKRLLSKSLDEETAKYILDKLDLESGPAPFQELQNVSPKILAQILRNEHPQTLALIIGHLHPDQAADLISNLPGGVRAEVLMRLAKLEAVAEEMLMEVDRVLQSQLIAMGGKEGKKVGGIPAVAEILNAVDRSTEEEVLSEIEEESTQMAEEIRNLMFVFEDIKGLDDRAIRELLKEVSNEELTTALKGASDDLQELFFKNMSERASNMIREDLEIMGPVKLSDVEGAQQNIVKNIRRLEDEGRIMISRGSGDVFV, via the coding sequence TTGTCAACGCCGTTCACCGGTAACCAAAAAACAGCAATCGTACTTCTTGCCCTCGGGGACAAGTTTACCGCTGAATCCTTCAAACGCATGAATCGTCAAGAAATTGCCGAAGTCTCAAAAGCCATGCTGGAGATGGATTCAGTCCCCAAAGAACAGGTTTTGGAAGTTCTCAAAGAGTTTAATGAAACTCTGGCATACGGAGCTGAACTTCTCATGGGTGGAGCTGATCAGGTCAAAAGACTTCTCAGCAAATCCCTTGACGAAGAAACTGCAAAATACATTCTGGATAAGCTCGACCTTGAAAGCGGACCTGCTCCGTTTCAGGAACTCCAGAATGTCAGCCCCAAAATTCTGGCCCAGATTCTCAGGAACGAGCACCCGCAGACACTGGCCCTCATCATCGGCCACCTGCATCCCGATCAGGCAGCGGATCTTATATCCAACCTGCCCGGCGGAGTAAGAGCCGAAGTTCTGATGAGATTGGCCAAGCTGGAAGCGGTTGCAGAAGAAATGCTCATGGAAGTGGATCGGGTGCTGCAAAGCCAGCTGATCGCCATGGGCGGCAAGGAAGGAAAAAAAGTGGGCGGCATTCCCGCAGTAGCGGAAATCCTCAACGCCGTAGACCGCTCAACAGAAGAGGAAGTTCTTTCAGAAATCGAGGAAGAATCCACCCAGATGGCAGAAGAAATCAGGAACCTCATGTTCGTTTTCGAAGACATCAAGGGACTGGACGACCGCGCGATCCGCGAACTGCTCAAGGAAGTTTCCAACGAAGAGCTCACCACCGCACTCAAGGGTGCATCTGACGATTTACAAGAGCTTTTCTTCAAGAACATGTCCGAGCGTGCTTCCAACATGATCCGCGAAGATCTCGAAATCATGGGACCTGTGAAGCTTTCCGATGTGGAAGGTGCACAGCAGAATATCGTAAAGAACATCCGTCGCCTCGAAGACGAGGGCCGGATCATGATCAGCAGAGGTTCAGGAGATGTCTTTGTCTAA
- a CDS encoding FliI/YscN family ATPase, with translation MADMKGCTQLLSALDPCRSYGRVSKVVGLIAEGKGIKAPLGSVCQLIPEDAESPIAAEVVGFRDGACLFMPYGEMHGISPGSLIENSKTPPKVPVGMSLLGRAVDAFGEPIDGKGPIIPEAYNALHRDPPNPLERPRINEPLDVGVKAINGLLTLGKGQRMGIMAGSGVGKSTLLSMMARYTVADINVIALVGERGREVVEFIERDLGPEGLARSVLVIATSDKSPLIRMRAAHTATAIAEYFRDLNKDVLLMMDSVTRFAMAGREVGLAAGEPPTRGGYTPSVFAQLPKLLERAGKNKHGSITGVYTVLVDGDDFTEPIADAVRSILDGHIVLTRDLADQGHYPCIDVLKSVSRVRGDIVQGEIVAAGRKVLGQLATFRKVEDMVNIGAYQKGANPEIDTAIQMVPAINEFLQQLIDDKQTIEESFAKLMELAAAS, from the coding sequence ATGGCCGACATGAAAGGGTGTACACAACTCCTTTCCGCACTGGACCCCTGCCGCAGCTATGGGCGGGTCAGCAAAGTAGTCGGCCTGATTGCCGAAGGAAAAGGCATCAAAGCCCCCTTGGGTTCCGTCTGTCAACTCATCCCCGAAGACGCTGAATCACCAATCGCCGCTGAAGTCGTAGGATTCAGGGATGGAGCTTGCTTATTCATGCCTTACGGGGAAATGCACGGCATCAGCCCCGGCAGCCTGATTGAAAACTCCAAAACCCCACCCAAAGTCCCCGTCGGCATGAGCCTGCTAGGACGTGCTGTTGATGCATTCGGAGAACCCATTGACGGCAAAGGCCCGATCATTCCCGAAGCATACAATGCCCTGCACCGCGATCCGCCCAACCCGCTTGAACGTCCGCGCATCAACGAACCACTTGATGTTGGAGTTAAAGCCATTAACGGATTACTAACACTGGGCAAAGGTCAGCGTATGGGTATCATGGCCGGATCAGGGGTCGGAAAATCGACACTGCTATCCATGATGGCCCGTTACACTGTTGCCGACATCAACGTTATCGCCTTGGTCGGGGAGCGTGGTCGTGAGGTTGTTGAATTCATAGAACGCGATCTCGGTCCCGAAGGACTGGCCCGTTCCGTGCTGGTCATCGCCACCTCTGACAAAAGCCCGCTTATCCGTATGCGTGCGGCTCACACAGCCACCGCCATAGCCGAATATTTTCGTGACCTGAATAAAGACGTCCTCTTAATGATGGATTCAGTGACCCGTTTTGCCATGGCCGGACGTGAAGTAGGCCTCGCCGCGGGCGAACCGCCGACCCGTGGAGGGTACACCCCTTCAGTGTTCGCGCAGTTACCCAAACTGCTGGAGCGCGCAGGAAAAAATAAGCACGGTTCCATCACCGGAGTCTACACCGTACTTGTTGACGGTGACGACTTCACTGAACCCATTGCCGATGCCGTACGGTCAATTCTTGACGGGCACATTGTGCTCACCCGCGACCTTGCCGATCAGGGACACTACCCCTGCATAGATGTACTCAAGAGCGTCAGTCGTGTTCGCGGAGATATTGTACAGGGTGAGATTGTTGCCGCCGGACGCAAGGTCCTAGGCCAGTTGGCAACTTTCCGAAAGGTTGAAGACATGGTCAACATCGGAGCCTACCAAAAAGGCGCCAACCCGGAAATTGATACAGCCATACAAATGGTCCCGGCCATCAATGAATTCCTGCAACAGCTCATTGATGACAAACAGACTATTGAAGAAAGTTTTGCCAAATTAATGGAACTTGCCGCAGCAAGTTAA
- a CDS encoding thiamine biosynthesis protein ThiF produces MKIDIRVSEMLSGQFEEKCYASGEKVRITPHAVVREISRELALDLNCVERAVFSHGAVPERYIRNLSSFSADEQRRLFFSKVAMVGIGGLGGNLLESLARAGVGHITACDGDCFEPSNLNRQRFAVENSLYSKKSEAAFEMIREVNPAVFLDVRSDFIEDDFESFIKGADLVADCLGGLTYRTKLKDAAAKLGIPMVTASVAGWAGVVSTVYPGNNSPADFFGSDNGLEEELGTPVPAILTAVGIQSGEILKILSGNDPALVGKALMFDLSKLYFDTVSI; encoded by the coding sequence ATGAAGATAGACATTAGGGTTTCTGAGATGCTCAGTGGACAGTTTGAGGAGAAGTGTTATGCGTCCGGTGAAAAGGTTCGGATTACTCCACATGCTGTTGTCCGCGAAATTTCACGTGAATTGGCACTTGATTTGAATTGTGTTGAACGGGCTGTTTTCTCCCATGGAGCAGTTCCAGAACGTTATATCCGTAATTTAAGCTCCTTTTCTGCTGATGAGCAGCGTAGATTGTTTTTTTCAAAAGTAGCCATGGTTGGCATCGGCGGACTTGGTGGGAATCTCCTTGAGTCTCTGGCTCGGGCCGGAGTCGGTCATATTACGGCTTGTGATGGCGATTGTTTTGAGCCTTCCAACCTGAACAGGCAGAGATTTGCGGTCGAGAATTCTTTATACAGCAAAAAGAGTGAAGCTGCATTTGAAATGATAAGGGAAGTGAACCCGGCGGTTTTTCTGGACGTGCGGTCCGATTTTATCGAAGACGATTTTGAGTCCTTTATAAAAGGAGCGGATCTTGTGGCGGATTGTCTGGGAGGGCTCACGTACAGGACAAAGCTCAAGGATGCTGCTGCAAAGCTTGGTATCCCGATGGTCACAGCTTCCGTGGCCGGATGGGCCGGGGTTGTCTCCACTGTTTATCCGGGCAACAATTCACCTGCTGACTTTTTCGGTTCTGACAACGGACTTGAAGAAGAATTAGGAACTCCTGTTCCTGCAATTTTGACTGCTGTTGGGATTCAAAGTGGTGAGATTTTAAAGATACTCAGTGGAAATGATCCTGCGCTGGTCGGGAAAGCCCTTATGTTTGACCTTTCCAAATTATATTTTGATACGGTGTCTATTTAA
- a CDS encoding ABC transporter substrate-binding protein, producing MKAFIKTTFVTITALTIILSAVFSIATPLTITHSSSMAPLAFINNDGKPDGVLIDLWNEWARQAGVEVVFKLQTWKAAVEDTANSNANINAGMFYSRQRAERMLYADYILHLKGGLFAIRDIHEKTILNGDESCGVIKGGYSKIFMEEQHPYTPLMLFNSAQEMFDAAAGGRLKIFVADHPVAVNQMNKLGISDSFKYVQDLYTRELYPTVSKNNPELIKKINLNMAAIPPKRKWAIIHKWLNPTTANQNHYKAISIITALVLILMSYLYRNEIKTALIAIKDKLSGPS from the coding sequence ATGAAGGCATTCATAAAAACAACTTTCGTCACTATTACTGCCCTGACAATAATCTTGTCAGCAGTCTTTTCTATTGCCACCCCCCTGACCATAACCCACTCCTCAAGCATGGCCCCGCTAGCATTTATCAACAATGACGGTAAACCGGACGGCGTCTTAATTGATCTCTGGAACGAATGGGCTAGGCAGGCCGGAGTCGAAGTAGTATTCAAACTTCAAACCTGGAAAGCTGCTGTAGAGGATACCGCCAACAGCAATGCGAATATCAACGCAGGCATGTTTTACTCAAGACAACGTGCAGAAAGGATGCTCTACGCAGATTACATTCTCCACCTCAAAGGAGGACTTTTTGCTATTCGGGATATTCATGAAAAGACGATATTAAATGGTGATGAAAGCTGCGGTGTAATCAAAGGAGGATACTCAAAAATTTTCATGGAAGAGCAACATCCATATACTCCGCTCATGCTCTTCAACTCTGCACAGGAAATGTTCGACGCTGCTGCGGGAGGTCGTCTAAAGATATTTGTGGCAGATCATCCCGTTGCAGTAAATCAGATGAACAAACTGGGAATTTCGGACTCATTCAAATATGTTCAGGATCTATACACTCGAGAGCTTTACCCCACGGTAAGCAAAAACAATCCTGAACTTATAAAAAAGATTAACCTGAATATGGCTGCAATTCCTCCAAAAAGGAAATGGGCCATCATACATAAATGGCTTAACCCTACCACCGCAAATCAAAATCATTACAAGGCCATATCCATAATCACAGCCCTTGTTCTCATACTTATGTCATATCTGTATCGAAACGAAATCAAGACAGCTTTGATAGCCATCAAAGACAAACTATCCGGTCCATCCTAA
- a CDS encoding flagellar assembly protein FliH: MSLSKTEDNKFYTGRVIMGLDSNNNAQEMTIQEMEGKKKPTWNEDTDREYYERVKAKAQNMAKDIIAKAMTEAEAIKANAQAEGYAAGQAQAAQEAEQHMIGFSQNVGQTLQAIQNQTHNVMMAQSADAISLVFMVVEKTLAVEMESRRQEILAALLDDALNRIDSMTQLVIKVSPADSDIIGPLLGQAQVEHPDLAKWRVKADPAIDNGGIIVEATDAMIENTVTSRWEGVQEILGQLTPGTGE, encoded by the coding sequence ATGTCTTTGTCTAAGACTGAAGACAATAAGTTCTACACCGGTAGGGTTATCATGGGTCTTGATTCCAATAACAACGCTCAGGAGATGACTATACAGGAAATGGAAGGCAAGAAAAAGCCGACCTGGAACGAAGACACTGACCGCGAATATTATGAGCGAGTCAAGGCAAAAGCCCAGAATATGGCCAAGGACATCATTGCCAAAGCCATGACGGAAGCAGAAGCCATCAAGGCCAATGCGCAAGCGGAAGGTTACGCTGCCGGACAGGCTCAAGCCGCTCAGGAAGCTGAACAACACATGATAGGCTTCAGCCAGAACGTCGGCCAGACCTTGCAGGCAATTCAAAACCAGACTCATAATGTGATGATGGCCCAATCAGCCGATGCAATCTCACTGGTCTTTATGGTCGTAGAAAAGACTCTGGCCGTGGAAATGGAGAGCCGCAGACAGGAAATCCTTGCAGCCTTGCTTGATGATGCCCTGAACCGCATCGACTCCATGACTCAGCTGGTCATCAAGGTTTCTCCTGCTGACAGCGACATTATAGGTCCCCTGCTTGGACAGGCTCAAGTCGAACATCCCGACCTCGCCAAATGGAGAGTCAAAGCCGATCCAGCCATTGACAACGGAGGCATCATCGTGGAAGCCACCGATGCCATGATCGAGAACACCGTCACTTCCCGCTGGGAAGGCGTACAGGAAATTCTCGGACAGCTGACACCAGGAACAGGAGAATAA
- a CDS encoding fused response regulator/phosphatase — MSESDLDVKSGDAVPKILVVDDSATMRNFLTRVLEGNYDVETASDGVECITQYMKVRPSVILLDLLMPGMDGFDVIEKIRNVINDQEVIIIVLTGQDEQEIKARALNSGANDYLTKPFHVVELKARVGVAIRQVMLTRQLQEANSSLQRAYDIIDDEVKLVARLQDKLLPTVIPVIEGLEIKSMYRPSGRASGDYYDIFGLEDGVVRVIMADVSGHGPQAAFIMAIVRTLFKADGANHNDLADSLSQINEHLLDLIGKDSYFVTLFAADIDFNQGMIKYMSAGHCPALVMLDGKMSDPLVAEVPPLGFFPVDSVLSECRFSSSLRLFLFTDGCYEWRMNDDFFSLEPFVEIAEDLMFSNSLHLDSIEDILEEKTGFRPVFDDDVTALLIDWSGAIAD, encoded by the coding sequence GTGAGTGAAAGTGACCTTGATGTTAAGTCGGGTGATGCAGTTCCTAAAATTTTGGTAGTAGATGATTCTGCTACCATGAGGAATTTTTTAACCCGTGTGCTTGAAGGCAATTATGATGTTGAAACTGCCTCCGATGGAGTTGAGTGTATTACCCAATATATGAAGGTTAGGCCCAGCGTAATCCTACTTGATTTGCTCATGCCCGGGATGGATGGCTTTGATGTTATCGAGAAAATTCGCAATGTCATTAATGATCAAGAGGTTATAATCATTGTTCTTACCGGACAGGATGAACAGGAGATTAAAGCTCGCGCCCTTAATAGCGGGGCCAACGATTATCTGACAAAACCCTTCCATGTTGTAGAGCTGAAAGCACGGGTAGGGGTCGCCATCAGGCAGGTAATGCTTACCCGGCAGTTGCAGGAGGCTAATTCCAGCCTGCAACGTGCTTACGATATAATTGATGATGAAGTTAAGCTTGTAGCGCGGCTTCAGGATAAATTATTGCCTACTGTCATTCCGGTTATTGAAGGACTTGAAATTAAAAGCATGTACCGTCCGTCCGGTAGGGCCAGTGGAGACTATTACGATATATTTGGTCTGGAGGATGGAGTCGTCAGGGTAATCATGGCTGATGTTTCAGGGCATGGACCGCAGGCTGCGTTTATCATGGCTATTGTGCGTACGCTTTTTAAAGCCGACGGAGCCAATCATAATGATCTTGCAGACAGCCTCAGCCAGATTAACGAGCATCTCCTCGATCTCATAGGCAAAGATAGCTACTTTGTAACCTTGTTTGCCGCTGACATTGATTTCAATCAGGGCATGATTAAGTACATGAGTGCTGGACATTGTCCGGCTTTGGTTATGCTGGATGGGAAAATGAGTGATCCTCTGGTGGCGGAAGTGCCGCCTTTGGGCTTTTTCCCGGTTGACAGTGTGCTTTCTGAATGCCGGTTTTCGTCGTCATTGCGTTTATTTTTGTTCACTGACGGATGTTACGAGTGGCGCATGAATGATGATTTTTTTAGTCTTGAGCCTTTTGTTGAGATAGCTGAAGACTTGATGTTCAGTAATTCTTTGCATCTGGATTCAATTGAGGACATTCTTGAAGAGAAGACTGGATTCCGCCCTGTCTTCGATGATGATGTGACAGCCCTTTTAATAGACTGGTCTGGCGCTATTGCTGATTAG